The nucleotide sequence CGCAATCCTGGATTGACCGATTCTATCGATCGCCAGCAGGGTTTCTGATTGCCCCGCTAACCGATCCTCCGCATCGTTCATGGTCAATGCGGCTATATAGCCAGCTTCCTTGACAGCCTCGGCAACCGCGGCATTGTATTTGCCTTCCGGATAAGTAAAATAACGAATGGGAATCCCAAGTGCCGATTCCAGAATCTGTTTCGACTGTTGCAATTCCATCTGGATTTCTGCTGGAGATAGATCGGGCATAATCCGGTGGGTAACACTGTGGGAAGCGATTGTCACCAGTGGGTCTGCTGCCATCTCCCGCACCTGCTCCCAGGTCACACCCGGACGACCTAATCGCTTATCGAGCTTGTCGGTGTAAATTGAGAACAAAGCTGGATAGTTATATTTTTTTAAGAGAGGGTATACATAGGTGTAGTGTCCCAGATAGCCATCATCAAAGGTCAACAAAATTGGCTTTTCGGGCAGGGGCAATCCCGTTCGTAGATGCGTTACCAATTGATCCATACTGATCGGGGTTAAGCCCTTTGCCTGAATCAGTTTTAGATGTGCCTCAAACTCTTCCGGGGTGACATCAAAAAATACTTCTTTTTGTGGCAGGATGTCGTGGTACATCATCACGGGCACCTTAGCCTGCCTTGCTTGAGGGTTCACCTCTGGAAAGGGACTGGCATTCAGGTATGCCATCAGTTGGGGACCCACCTGCTCAATCAGGGAGCCGATCCCGATCGCTGGTTGATCTGCCCAGGCGGCTGTTCGAGTCAGGTTGCCAACGAGTTGAGTAAGTCCACTGGTGGCTACCGTTTGAACTGGCTGACAATCAACGACAGGGGCAGTCGCAGGGGCTTCCTGGCCCTGGGCGATGGCGGTGGATGTTTCTGCGGTGGTCACCCCAAACTGCAACGACAGTAGAGCAGTCAGACTACTTGCCAGCACAACTCGTAGACGATTACCAATCCTACACTCAGCGAACGATCCAGGCTGATACTTCCACCACAACGGCATAGGGATTAAGAAGATAAAAAATTCCTTGTTAGATCTACCCTATTTTTGGCGCTTTGTCAGGTTTTTTTAGACACTTACTACAGAAAAAATCTACAGAAAAAATCCAGACAGCCCTTTTACAGGACGGTTGACGGTGCGATCGCAGTTTTGCTGTGCCACTGTGACCGTGATACTTCGTTTGGCTGTGAACGAAGTATCACGGTCAGGGCTATGGCTGTACCTCGCACCCTTGAAAAGGGGATAACGTTTTCCATCTCCAGATTCAGCAACGCCAAATTTTAGACCGGCAGCATTTTGTGAGTCTCTTCAGGTGCTGCTGGCGATCGCCACCGTGTTTACCGGGCTGATTTCTGTGATGACTCAGCCATTGACAGATGAGAATCTACCTGTGGCGATCGCAATGCTATTGTCCAGCATGTGTTGTGGATGCATTGTTTACTGTTTGCAGTCCTATCTTCACCATGGTTACCCAGTTGTTCCCGTAATGGAGATCGAAGTCCTGTCTCAGGGTAACCTGCACCAATCGGTTCATTGAGAGCGCTCGGGGTTCCCGCGTTGAAATTAACAGTTGAGATCTGGCACCTGAAATCTGGTACCTCAGATCTGGCACCTGAGATCTGGCAGTTGGGAACCAGTGCCTGAGATCTGGCACCTGGAATCCGACACTAGTATCCTATTTTGTTGAAAAACGCAATAAAAATAAACTCCAATTTGGAGTCGAGCACGTAAAATTGACAAATACAATTCGTTTTCTGGTGAACTTCCATGGCAGCATCAGCAAATCGTCAGCGTCCCAAAGCATCGATTGTCAAACAAGAAACGGTTGGTCACGCGATTTCGTTTTTAGAAGAGTTGCCTGAAAAACGCAAAGAAGAACTGTCCCTGCGGGAAGCCGTTGATCAAATGCAAGACCAGATCAGGGCTGCCCTGGCAAAGGGATATAACTATAACGACATTGCGAAGATGCTTTCAGACAAGGGCATTAAAATTAGTGCGCTGACCCTCAAAAATTATGCACCTTCGGGCAGGCGGCAGGCATCAAAAGCCAAAGCAAGACGCCCTCGCAAATCTTCCAGCAATGCGGCTGCTCCACTGGATGAAGTGTCTCTGGAAGGGATTTCTACCAGTCCAAGAAGCAGTCAAGCCTCTGAGCCTGAAGTTAAGGCAGAACCTTCTCCGACTCGCCCTCGAAGAGGGAGAACGAAATCGGTTGCAGCAGATACAAAAACAGAAAGCCGAACCAGCACGCGATCGCCCCGTAGAGGCAAATCATCGGCGAAGGCAGAAGCCCCAGAACCTGTAAGCAAAAAACGCAGAAAATCAAAATCCGCAGATTGAATAGACTTACAGTGATTTTTAAATGATTTTCCGGTGGCATTCAGGATGGAATAGGATGAAACTGTCCATCCACTGCAAGCTCCTGCACCTGTGACTCAATCTAAAGCAACTCCACTGGCTCGCACCCCTCTCTACACCCTTTCCCTGGAACTCAATGCCCGGATGACCGAGTTTTCTGGATGGGAGATGCCTGTCCAGTACAGTGGCATTACCCGCGAACACCAGGCCGTTCGCACGGCAGCCGGAATGTTTGATATTTCCCACATGGGTAAATTTCAACTCACTGGCAAAGACGTATTGAGTCAGATCCAGCCCCTGGTGCCGTCTGATCTCAGCCGACTGCAACCCGGTCAGGCACAATACACCGTCCTGCTCAACCCCCAGGCTGGCATTATTGATGATCTGATCTTTTATTACCAGGGAAATGACTCTGAAGGGCGACAACGGTGGACAGTTATTGTGAACGCTGCCACGACCCAAAAGGATAGGTCCTGGATGCTGGAGCATTTGGATCCCGATCAGGTTCACTTTCAAGATCAGTCCACTGCCCGGACACTGATTGCTGTCCAGGGACCTGAAGCTGTCAGCCACCTGCAATCTCTGGTCAAAGAAGACCTCTCAATCATCAAACCCTTTGGACATCTGGAGGGGACAGTTCTGGGACAACCCGCGTTCCTGGCCCGCACAGGCTATACGGGAGAGGATGGGTTTGAAGTTATGACAGAACCATCGGTGGGGGTGAAACTGTGGCAGGCACTTCTGGCAGCAGGCGTAACGCCCTGTGGTCTGGGTGCCCGCGATACTCTGCGGCTGGAGGCGGCAATGGCACTCTACGGGCAGGACATTGACGATACCACGACCCCCCTGGAAGCTGGGCTGGGCTGGCTCGTCCATCTGGATAGTAAGGGGGACTTTATTGGACGATCCGTTCTTGAACAACAAAAGCAAACTGGTGTCCGACGACGACTGGTCGGGCTGCAAATGCAGGGACGGGCTATTGCCCGTCATGGCTACCCGGTCTTCCATGATGGTAAACCTGTAGGTGAAGTCACCAGCGGCACCCAGTCCCCCACATTGGGACAGGCGATCGCCCTGGCCTACGTTCCTACCGAGCTTTCCAAACCGGAGCAGCCCCTGGAAGTGGAAATTCGGGGCAAACGCTATCCGGCGATCGTGGTCAAGAAGCCATTTTATCGCAGGGCAAAGTAGGGGATTAATAGCGGATTCAGGAAGAGTGTTCGATTTAGAGGGCGGGCTGGTCAGTGGGCAAGAAAGCGTATTTCGCGTCAATGCAAACTACCGTAAGATTTATACTCGAAACCCTACTTGAAACCCCACTCGAAACCCTAAAATTTCTTTGAACCCTGCATTCCGTACCCTAACCTCCCGGTACCCTATACCCTGTACCCCGATTTGAGGACCCCTAATGGATTTTGAATATCCC is from Leptothermofonsia sichuanensis E412 and encodes:
- a CDS encoding polysaccharide deacetylase family protein — encoded protein: MPLWWKYQPGSFAECRIGNRLRVVLASSLTALLSLQFGVTTAETSTAIAQGQEAPATAPVVDCQPVQTVATSGLTQLVGNLTRTAAWADQPAIGIGSLIEQVGPQLMAYLNASPFPEVNPQARQAKVPVMMYHDILPQKEVFFDVTPEEFEAHLKLIQAKGLTPISMDQLVTHLRTGLPLPEKPILLTFDDGYLGHYTYVYPLLKKYNYPALFSIYTDKLDKRLGRPGVTWEQVREMAADPLVTIASHSVTHRIMPDLSPAEIQMELQQSKQILESALGIPIRYFTYPEGKYNAAVAEAVKEAGYIAALTMNDAEDRLAGQSETLLAIDRIGQSRIAQMVDIAWGGPKLQSWNLGFDFTAPVQKVETVIDNTPFILISGGKPITIHADSRYQVPEILAKSGTGAIAGVDGGFFSLEFLDSNEMLGPVLSRVHGQFYPGRKGEIPLINNRPLVLISENSVRFVPFNNLKHNTLEGIQAELPDVTDAFVGAGFLVENGQPQPPERFGKLFDFNEPRHRAFWGINQQGQPVVGVSVEPIGSVDLGKALAKAGFRDAVMLDSGASTSLAYQGHSLVGYVPRPVPHVVALVPPATELNASCTLVSSR
- the gcvT gene encoding glycine cleavage system aminomethyltransferase GcvT translates to MTQSKATPLARTPLYTLSLELNARMTEFSGWEMPVQYSGITREHQAVRTAAGMFDISHMGKFQLTGKDVLSQIQPLVPSDLSRLQPGQAQYTVLLNPQAGIIDDLIFYYQGNDSEGRQRWTVIVNAATTQKDRSWMLEHLDPDQVHFQDQSTARTLIAVQGPEAVSHLQSLVKEDLSIIKPFGHLEGTVLGQPAFLARTGYTGEDGFEVMTEPSVGVKLWQALLAAGVTPCGLGARDTLRLEAAMALYGQDIDDTTTPLEAGLGWLVHLDSKGDFIGRSVLEQQKQTGVRRRLVGLQMQGRAIARHGYPVFHDGKPVGEVTSGTQSPTLGQAIALAYVPTELSKPEQPLEVEIRGKRYPAIVVKKPFYRRAK